GCGTTCTTCTCGTGGACCAGTTGGATCCACTGTTCGATCATCTCAGGAGAGCCACTGCTGCCTGGAAGTGGAAGAGCGCAGTGTTTGGATATCCGTGTGTTCGTTAAGttagaaagaaagaggaagtgttGTGGAACAAGattcatgtgtgtgagacaaCACCCATGTGAGCGAGTGCGTCTGCAGGTTTCTGTAGACTCGGGTCTTACCAGCCTCTCCTCGCAGAGCTCGCTCCAGCTCTACACCCTTTTCCTCCAAGTCCTTGAAGGTCACCTCAATCTCCTCCAGTCTCCTCTGGATGGACTGTGAACCACGAAAACAACGTTTGttgagaaaaacattaaagttagATTCCTCATTCATTAAATCAAACCCTGTATTCACGGTCGCCATCACTTGAGTTTCTTTCTTCGTACTGTAAACAGATGCACATTTGCTCTTGTCTTGCATTTCAGACAAAGTAGCTGCTCAAGCAGTCCTCACTTTGACCTGTATTAAACAACACTTGCTGTTACTACCAGTATCCACAGGGGGCGCCACATCAACCAGGAAAGAAATCTCAAGgattcaaacacacaataaatattCTGGAAAGAAATCGCTGCACTGTTGACAGATTAAGAGCAATAAAATTTGATTTTCGAGTTCATAGCTTCTGAGTGAtgctggagaagctgctgaTCCATAAAACATAGATGAGCGATGAGTATTGTGACACTGACCTGGGCTTTGCGCAGTCGCTGTAATTCGCTCATCTTGGCACGCCGCTCCAGcgtcctcatcttcatcagctccaGCTTCTCGGCCTCAGCAGGGTCTGATGGCACAGTCTGGAACTGGAGGCAAAAAGTCAGCGTTGTTCGTGCACTTCTGGTAAGAATGAAGCAGCATGCACAAAGAAAACGTCAGGCTCTCCTTACTTTCTCATCAAATAAGTCCATATCATCTTGTTCAAACATctcatcgtcgtcatcgtcatcatcgtcgtcgtcgtctcCGTCGGCGCCCTCCTCTGAGGCGCTGTGAACGTGTCTGAATGTTGTTTCTGTGGTAAAAATGCAAGAAAGATGTTGTGACAAGTGTGACCAGATTGACCAAGATCTCAAACCAAAGAGGAGACGAGTGGTCAGCTTACCCACTCTCCCTGGATGACTGACGAGGACGCTGAGTCGGGGGTCTCTGCTGATCCTCGGGGACGAGAGATTCCAGGGGGAAAACTTGGACCGTACTCTGGTCTGCCCGCTTGGCATCTCTTTCCTCCTGAAGCAGCGCCGATTCCTCTTCTCCCGGACGTGACTGGCGGTGCTCCCGCTCCAGTAGCCCTCCTCTTCTTGTCCATCCAGGCCCTCTGGCTTCGGAGGGCTTGGGCCTCCTGCGGttgcggaggaggaggagcaggaggaggatcCACCAGGGGTCTCTGAGTCGGAGTCTGCGCTGAAGCTCTGAAGATTCACCAGTTGGGTTTTCTCCTCAGCGGTCAGCTGAAGCTTTCGGAGCGACTGCTTCGGACGGGAGTCTGGCGCTGCCTTGGAGATCTCCGTCAGGGCTGGAGACGAATGTTTTTCTGGAGTGGAGGGGTTGAAAATGTGGAGCGTGCGAGGCTTTGCGGTTGGAGGAGACGGCTGAGGGCTGGGGTTCTGCCGAGAGAGACGGGGCTTGGGGACCGGACAGGGCGCGTTGGGAGGAAGCTCCTCAGTCTCCTCCTTGGGGGGTGCTGCTACCTCAGCTTTTGATGGAGCGTCTGTGGAAACTTTCGATGTGTGTGGTTCTTGGGATTCCACTTGGGATTCAAGTACATGACGGTCCTGCCCTTCAGGTTCATGCGTGGGACCACAGTCCAGAGTGTGCTCGTACTCCTCATCTGACGGAGACGGGGTGTAATCGTCGCTGGAAAGCCCATTCTCTTCATTTGTCCCTTTCAGATTTCCTTCGCTATCctgcaaacagaaatgacattgaaaaacaaaaaaggaaagtgCTCATGATGTTTTGGTCTGCAGGCCTCACATTCTTTGACACAATGATTAGCTGTGCATAACTGCTGCGAGCGAGTCAGCCCTGCAGGCTGATGACATCAGACCAGCACCAGAAGGATGATGTATCATGCAACAGAAGATTGTGTAACACAAGCATTATGAACACAAGGATTCGACATGGAGTCTGGAGCAGCACGCGGCAGAATGGCTTACATCTGTTCTGCTCAGTGACCCACCTTACAAGACGGTTCAGCCCCGTctgccagctccagctcctcagaGTGCAGCTCACAGAAAAATCTCCCTGAGGAGACAtcacagataaaaacaataaacGGAGTTGAAAAGTCAGAGACAAGCGACGTGCTCAAGAGGAAAAACCCTGCTGTTCTCTTAAATCATTCATCACTCATCTCAGTCTGAGTGGAACCCCCTTTAAAAGGGTCTCAGTGCAAATTATTAattagacaaataaataaataactaagtGGTGCTTCACTTACTGGAGCAAAACCTTGTCCTGGCTTTGAGAGAGCACATTATACCACAGGTTGGAACCAGAATTACAAGTGATTTGTCCTCAGCGACACAGAATcaagaagaagctgctgaatAGGGATGACTGGAGCAGATTTTAGCAGCAAGTGCTCACCTGTGGTCTGGTCGAAGGTGTATCCTCCCAGCCTGAGTGTGATGCCGCACCGGTGGCATGTGAAGCAGCTCCGATGGAAGAACTTGCCCTCGGCACTGATGCGCTCCAACACGTAGACCCTCTGACCGCAGAAGTAACACTCCTCGCTGTTGGTCATCACCGCACCGGGACCGGGACCGGGTTCAGGCTCAGGAGCAGGTGTGGGTGTGGGACTGAGCTCAGGGGACACAGGAAGCACCACCGGCTGAGGGAAGAGGTCGTAAGGCAGAGTTAAACTCAGTGAGGCAAAAACAAGACGAATTAGTAGTGAAAGCTTCGAAAGCAGAATCCGGTTAGTCAAACACAGCTCGCACTGACCTCATCTTCCATCCTCGTCTCTCTTGCTCGTTTCTCAGATGCCAGAAtctcctgcagagaaaacaagaaaaaaaaaacaaccgtCGCATGACCTGATTATGCAGAGAATATTCAAACGAGCCTTTTCAATGAATAACCACAATCCGCTTCCCATGAAATAACAGACGAAACGGGCGTGAGTCACACAGAGCGAAGGCCCAGACGTGACCTCCAGCCGCCGAGCCGGCGCGTTTGAAGATATCTTTACCAAACACTTCTGGCTGCTGTGTAAACACTGAGCCCTGGTCACAGTGGGCGTACCTTGCGTCTTTGCAGAGAGTTGTGCTTCAGCTTGTTCAGGAAAAAGATAGCTGACTGTGTCTGGGAGAGAGTCAGAGGCTTGGACGATGGCAGGAAGCCTGCAGGTTCTGTAGCcagcacaaaatgaaagaaagaaaaatgtcagagGGACACACAGCAGATTCACTTTATCTTCCTGTTACACTGCAAGCCTGGAGACACCTCACTGCTGGCCTACTTGCAGCTTTGCATACAGCTGCATAAAATCTTCTGACTGCCTTTTTCAATATCCTCAAGGTAATATCCTTTTATGTCGGATACTGTGTCAGAAATCTAAATAATCCCTCTTGTATTTTCCGTAgcgtcacagcagcagcagcagcagctgaattcaACTTGTCAATCCACATAAAAAGtcctcagctccagctctgacTACCACTCCCACTCTTTCATCACTCAGATAAGGTTACCGGAGACTGACAGCTCCCTCCTGCCTGCACATCAGTCAGCGGATGCCGAGCGGAGCAGCGCAGCATCACAGACACGGGAGCGTATCACACCCACTCCAATTCATTCACTGCCTTCAAACGCTGGGTTCACATTTACGCTGCACAAACTCCTCACGGTACAAAGGCTGTGAAAAATACCTCTGCTGCAAACAGCCGGGAGGAAAATCCTGCTTCAGCGCAGGAACAGCAGACCCCCTTCAGGAAAGCTAGTCCCACCAGAGCCCCGATCGGCCAGGTCCACACCGAGactgtgtgctctgctgctgctgggctggctgagagcaggagagcagctcGACCAGTAGAGGCTGGCTCTGAGCACAGCACTGGCCACTTGAGCCAAAATGAATTCTGGGTAATGTGCTCTTAAAGAGACAGCAGCCATTTGATCACTTctcaacagcaaacacatttcagtgggAGGACACCTGACCCTTTTAAGGTGATGCTAATGCTGTGCAGTGTCTAAGCAACCGGGTTACGTAAGATTGAGGCTGCTGTCACCAACAGCTATCTCCAGGATAATATCGGAAcataaacagcattaaaaatgacataattAAGGAAAACATTAACTGTGGTGTATTGCAAAGTGCTTTTTTGGCTTTTCCATTTGGCCTTGCTTGATATTCTTTTTACCCTTGTACAACATACCCAAACCTTTACCTTTCGCCGGCACACTGAAGGCCTTTTGGATCTGGGTGAGATAGAGGACCATAGACAACTTGTCTATCTGACCGCTGTTGGCTAAATCACTGGCAGACATGACAGGTGGGATGCCCAGCTCCTTCTCCAAGATGCTAAAAGCCAGTTGGTTGTTGTGGACGGTGCTGGACTCATCCAGGGAGGACATGTTACTGTGGACGAGTTAAAAAGATGGATTATTGTACAGAGGGTGCCACTAAATTAGTTTTTGGTTACTCTTTGGTTAGCCAAGGATTTTATTAGGTCAAATGtcttaaatgcacattttctttgaagAACTGGGTCAAATTAGCATAATTAAACCATTACGTATCTATACAGCATCCTACAGGATGTTAATGCTAATGGCTAATGACTCACATGAGCTGAGGCCTGAAGTGGTGGATCAGAGCACACAGAGCCAGGCCGGACCTCCAGGACTGGGTGAAATCTTTGACATCCACATTCTCATAACCCGCCGTGTGTTTCTGGCACCATTTCAGCAACTCTTCAAAACCACTGACTGAATCTGGGTGGATGAACACGGACAATTCATCAGACTCCGCAACCTTGTTGTGGTTTTACaatcatgaaaaatgtctgGCTCTGACATGTAAATATGGTACGAGTGAAGTGTCAATACCACGGAGCCACAAAGTGCTTCCTGCTTTACTCAACACGCCTCAAAGAAAAACCATCATGCACTGAGCCTGAGGGGCTGCACAGTGAGGTAAAGCTGACCTTGACGCATGTGCGGCAACCGGttcttctctttcttgctcGATGGATTGGATTTATCAACATCATACAGGTGCTGCACCtaaatgaaatgacagagatGTTAGTCAATAGACTCTGATTAAATTAACCTCTGAACAGGAGCACAGCAAGACCTCATAATAATGCAACTTTGTGTGGGAGTCAAAACTGCTGTCAGAATTACTTTGCTGACAATAAATATGTAGAACACCTGATACTTAGAGGTCCAGCGTGTGGGATTTAGGAAgatttattggcagaaatgggaTATAATATTCATAcgtatgttttcatttgagtatgatcacctgaaaataagaatagctttgtttttgtttccttaCAATGAGCTCTTCATATCTACAGAGGTGCCTTCACATGTTgtcagaaaggacaaaccaatCATGAGCTCCAAAGAGCGCCTTTGGCGTTTTCCATGGCCTCCGTTGGGAAGCAGTCTgctgctagatgccactacatcctacacactggtcctttaaactcAGGCTGATATTTATTTCCTTACTATTTAAACAGAACGTGAAGTCTATTTTGTTAACGCTGCCTTACTCTCATGTCTTCTAGACTTTAATCTGCATCTCTGAATAACCTCCACGCTCAAAGTGACCCTGATTCAGATCTGTGTTGAGTAAATAAAGGATAACAGTCCTGACCTGGCTGGTCTGGATGGAGGACAGGTTGACTCTGGTGTAGCGTGTTTTGGGGTTGATGCTGTAGCCAGCGTAGTTTTTGCTGGTGTTCTCAGGTGTGGTCTGGGACAGGATCTGGTAGATACTCTCTCTGTATGTTTGTGAAGAAAAGGGGTAATTCAGAGTCGAGCACAGCCCGAAATCAATCAGCACATGGAAACCCAGAGATATTATGCATTGAATGAGTTTGAAAATAACCAGAGAGGTTGTAGACACCTTATTTTGTCTTGTCAGCCATATTTTCATTAAAGTTTTGTCTTGAAAATTCCTTAATCTCACATTTGGCACATTTTACAGGAAAACATGACTCGAGTCAAACACCAGAAGCCTCATCGTTTTATTCTTGTCACATCAAGGAATCATGCTGAAATAATTTTTACATCTATGCAATCAAAACAACTACCCAGCACACTAATTATCTCAGGATGGGAGATCCTCCTCATGAGCTGATCCACGGGTATACTGATGATCTGGGactatgtatgtatatatatatatatatatagtttgtttttcaaagccaTCTATTGATTTTCTAAACTTATAATCCTTATTTTAGTCTCCCTTTGACCAAATATTGTACTGTAATTCTGTAGTAGAAcctacactgcaaaaagtgaaatcacaGGAAGATGAAATGTCGTAAATCAAAGCGTTATGTTATATCCTCTTAGCAGGCAGTTTTTATGTTGGAGCATCTCACTTGGGTCGAGCTTTGTTGTCTTTACTTATCTCTAGATTTTATAACTTGTGGCAGATTTTATTAAAGGTTCTGAGTCACTTAATGCTTGAAACTTCCACAAGAACAAAACTGTTTTGTTGAGGTCATAATTTCTTTATATCCAcacaaaacacttgtttttcactgtgtgtcagcAATTGACAGAAACACTTTCTCTATCTGAAAGTGCAGCATTTCACTGAATTAACAGTTAGTGCAGGTGGTGAGAAATATGGCAGGAAgtgaagaaacaggaagtagtttcatcatgtgtttttttcttatgaTGTAAGAGATAAAACCCGGCTGTCAGCACTGTGTGCCGCTTAGTGGTTTTATGAAGCCAGCTCACCGCTCAGCCAGGACCTTGAGATGCGGGACCCCCATGCCCCAGCTCCTCACCATCCACGCTGTGTCGAAAGCAGCTAGAAAGCCACGGGCGATACCCGTACCCAGGGGCCAGAACGGCTGCAGGGAACACAGCATAAGAACAACATTAACATAACCTCGCAAATAATGAGCAGTGTAGCAGATATACAGTGAGTGATtatcacactgcagctgaccAGCTTTTCACACTCGACATGAAAGATTATCAGTCATCAATAAGACTACGTGTCACACTAGCTGCtatgagagagacacagaggtgctttaagctaaatgctaacgtcagaatgcaaacaaactgacgatgaacatgcagatgtttagTCTGCACACAG
This region of Chaetodon auriga isolate fChaAug3 chromosome 10, fChaAug3.hap1, whole genome shotgun sequence genomic DNA includes:
- the mical1 gene encoding F-actin-monooxygenase mical1 isoform X2; its protein translation is MASQDPVNPSHAAFDLFIQAQTCKDVRQNFVALCRQLDINPKDFRSFYSKLKERLNYWKAKALWTKLDKRASHPDYQQGKACSKNKCLVLGAGPCGLRTAIELSLLGAQVVVLEKRESFSRNNVLHLWPYTICDLRGLGAKKFYGKFCTGSLDHISIRQLQLILLKVSLLLGVEVHTGVEFQGLIEPTGENGWMAKLQPASHPAAAFQFDVFISAGGGRFVPDGFKHKELRGKLAIGITANFINRNTAAEAQVAEISGVARIYNQKFFQELLTETGIDLENIVYYKDDTHYFVMTAKKESLLKKGVIKQDCSNAEELLAPANVDPEALRLYAHDAAYFSTGGKLPDLQFALNHAGQPDVAMFDFTCMQRAENASLVRERRGKKLLMGLVGDCLVEPFWPLGTGIARGFLAAFDTAWMVRSWGMGVPHLKVLAERESIYQILSQTTPENTSKNYAGYSINPKTRYTRVNLSSIQTSQVQHLYDVDKSNPSSKKEKNRLPHMRQDSVSGFEELLKWCQKHTAGYENVDVKDFTQSWRSGLALCALIHHFRPQLINMSSLDESSTVHNNQLAFSILEKELGIPPVMSASDLANSGQIDKLSMVLYLTQIQKAFSVPAKEPAGFLPSSKPLTLSQTQSAIFFLNKLKHNSLQRRKEILASEKRARETRMEDEPVVLPVSPELSPTPTPAPEPEPGPGPGAVMTNSEECYFCGQRVYVLERISAEGKFFHRSCFTCHRCGITLRLGGYTFDQTTGRFFCELHSEELELADGAEPSCKDSEGNLKGTNEENGLSSDDYTPSPSDEEYEHTLDCGPTHEPEGQDRHVLESQVESQEPHTSKVSTDAPSKAEVAAPPKEETEELPPNAPCPVPKPRLSRQNPSPQPSPPTAKPRTLHIFNPSTPEKHSSPALTEISKAAPDSRPKQSLRKLQLTAEEKTQLVNLQSFSADSDSETPGGSSSCSSSSATAGGPSPPKPEGLDGQEEEGYWSGSTASHVREKRNRRCFRRKEMPSGQTRVRSKFSPWNLSSPRISRDPRLSVLVSHPGRVETTFRHVHSASEEGADGDDDDDDDDDDDEMFEQDDMDLFDEKFQTVPSDPAEAEKLELMKMRTLERRAKMSELQRLRKAQSIQRRLEEIEVTFKDLEEKGVELERALRGEAGSSGSPEMIEQWIQLVHEKNALVSEESDLMVASRQLELEDKQSMLEMELRKYMELTDKTLEQQAEEDRVLQQMIEVVDMRNSLVAFLEEKRLKEMSEEQEAFSIREAKRHSKAGAQVHWA
- the mical1 gene encoding F-actin-monooxygenase mical1 isoform X1, with the translated sequence MASQDPVNPSHAAFDLFIQAQTCKDVRQNFVALCRQLDINPKDFRSFYSKLKERLNYWKAKALWTKLDKRASHPDYQQGKACSKNKCLVLGAGPCGLRTAIELSLLGAQVVVLEKRESFSRNNVLHLWPYTICDLRGLGAKKFYGKFCTGSLDHISIRQLQLILLKVSLLLGVEVHTGVEFQGLIEPTGENGWMAKLQPASHPAAAFQFDVFISAGGGRFVPDGFKHKELRGKLAIGITANFINRNTAAEAQVAEISGVARIYNQKFFQELLTETGIDLENIVYYKDDTHYFVMTAKKESLLKKGVIKQDCSNAEELLAPANVDPEALRLYAHDAAYFSTGGKLPDLQFALNHAGQPDVAMFDFTCMQRAENASLVRERRGKKLLMGLVGDCLVEPFWPLGTGIARGFLAAFDTAWMVRSWGMGVPHLKVLAERESIYQILSQTTPENTSKNYAGYSINPKTRYTRVNLSSIQTSQVQHLYDVDKSNPSSKKEKNRLPHMRQDSVSGFEELLKWCQKHTAGYENVDVKDFTQSWRSGLALCALIHHFRPQLINMSSLDESSTVHNNQLAFSILEKELGIPPVMSASDLANSGQIDKLSMVLYLTQIQKAFSVPAKGKGLEPAGFLPSSKPLTLSQTQSAIFFLNKLKHNSLQRRKEILASEKRARETRMEDEPVVLPVSPELSPTPTPAPEPEPGPGPGAVMTNSEECYFCGQRVYVLERISAEGKFFHRSCFTCHRCGITLRLGGYTFDQTTGRFFCELHSEELELADGAEPSCKDSEGNLKGTNEENGLSSDDYTPSPSDEEYEHTLDCGPTHEPEGQDRHVLESQVESQEPHTSKVSTDAPSKAEVAAPPKEETEELPPNAPCPVPKPRLSRQNPSPQPSPPTAKPRTLHIFNPSTPEKHSSPALTEISKAAPDSRPKQSLRKLQLTAEEKTQLVNLQSFSADSDSETPGGSSSCSSSSATAGGPSPPKPEGLDGQEEEGYWSGSTASHVREKRNRRCFRRKEMPSGQTRVRSKFSPWNLSSPRISRDPRLSVLVSHPGRVETTFRHVHSASEEGADGDDDDDDDDDDDEMFEQDDMDLFDEKFQTVPSDPAEAEKLELMKMRTLERRAKMSELQRLRKAQSIQRRLEEIEVTFKDLEEKGVELERALRGEAGSSGSPEMIEQWIQLVHEKNALVSEESDLMVASRQLELEDKQSMLEMELRKYMELTDKTLEQQAEEDRVLQQMIEVVDMRNSLVAFLEEKRLKEMSEEQEAFSIREAKRHSKAGAQVHWA